The Methylacidimicrobium sp. B4 genome contains a region encoding:
- the hemW gene encoding radical SAM family heme chaperone HemW: MLSDRLPSSRRGPLGLRLGPEPIRHLYLHTPFCATVCPYCAFHVHTGSAREMRVFVTALLREWEKLRKSLPVEVETLYLGGGTPSLLPLDAFRQLADAFRPWESVEATLEANPRTVTREKAAAWRDLGIGRVSLGVQSLDPAVLRTLGRRHGPQDVERTVAILREAGFGNINVDLLFGVPGQSPASWEETLTRVIAIGPEHVSAYELTYEEDTPFFEARAAGVWREDEELSIAMYRTAWNLLESSGYRQYEVSNYARPGWASLHNQGYWMGNDYLGLGPGACSTVGLRRWQNRRNTTDYIAALSAGQDPPREEEALSKEVRQRERLLLGLRTSRGVPYSWIEGEAEHARALIGQGLAELSDGTFRLTPEGRLLADGIAGLFVG; encoded by the coding sequence GTGCTCTCCGATCGCCTCCCCTCGTCCCGGCGGGGGCCGCTTGGCCTGCGGCTTGGCCCGGAGCCGATTCGGCACCTCTACCTGCACACTCCGTTTTGCGCAACGGTCTGTCCCTATTGCGCGTTTCATGTCCACACCGGATCGGCGAGGGAGATGCGCGTCTTCGTCACCGCTCTTTTGCGCGAATGGGAGAAGCTCAGGAAGAGCTTACCGGTCGAGGTCGAGACCCTTTATCTGGGTGGCGGCACTCCCTCTCTCCTCCCCCTCGACGCCTTCCGCCAGCTGGCGGACGCCTTCCGTCCCTGGGAGAGCGTGGAGGCGACCCTCGAGGCCAACCCCCGAACGGTGACTCGGGAGAAAGCGGCGGCATGGCGGGATCTGGGAATCGGTCGGGTCAGCCTCGGGGTTCAGTCGCTCGATCCGGCCGTGCTCCGCACGCTCGGACGCCGGCATGGACCGCAGGACGTGGAGAGGACGGTCGCCATCCTTCGGGAGGCGGGGTTCGGGAACATCAACGTCGATCTCCTTTTCGGGGTGCCCGGTCAGTCGCCAGCTTCTTGGGAAGAGACCCTGACGCGAGTCATTGCGATCGGGCCCGAGCACGTTTCCGCCTACGAGCTCACCTACGAGGAGGATACGCCCTTTTTCGAAGCCCGGGCGGCGGGAGTTTGGCGCGAGGACGAGGAGCTCTCGATTGCCATGTATCGGACGGCCTGGAACCTTCTGGAGAGCTCAGGGTATCGACAGTACGAGGTTTCCAATTATGCGCGGCCGGGCTGGGCGTCCCTGCATAACCAAGGATATTGGATGGGGAACGACTATCTTGGGCTCGGCCCGGGCGCGTGCTCGACGGTCGGCCTCCGTCGCTGGCAGAACCGGCGGAATACCACCGACTACATCGCCGCGCTCTCTGCCGGCCAAGATCCTCCAAGAGAGGAGGAAGCACTCTCCAAGGAAGTGCGGCAGAGAGAGCGGCTCCTGCTGGGTCTGCGGACGAGCCGCGGCGTTCCCTATTCCTGGATCGAGGGGGAAGCCGAACACGCGCGTGCGCTCATCGGCCAAGGCTTGGCCGAGCTCTCGGACGGTACATTCCGGCTTACCCCGGAAGGAAGGCTTTTGGCCGATGGAATTGCCGGCCTTTTCGTCGGATAG
- a CDS encoding septum formation initiator family protein, which yields MKGGTVWAKLSHLLGIGILLAGGGLLLTAFWPLVQQIDRLERQKEQIQHQVAAEQDRNQELNLQLELLQSDPNYLTRIARDRLSMGKKGEIIFRFDPFPLPSDREGAGDK from the coding sequence ATGAAGGGCGGCACGGTTTGGGCCAAGTTGAGCCATCTCCTCGGAATCGGCATCCTGCTCGCCGGCGGAGGTCTGCTATTGACGGCATTCTGGCCGCTGGTCCAACAGATCGACCGCTTGGAGCGCCAGAAGGAGCAGATCCAGCACCAGGTTGCGGCCGAGCAGGATCGCAATCAGGAGCTCAATCTCCAGCTCGAGCTTCTTCAGTCAGACCCGAATTATCTGACGCGAATCGCCCGAGACCGGCTGAGCATGGGGAAGAAGGGAGAGATCATCTTCCGCTTCGACCCCTTCCCTCTCCCCTCCGACCGGGAGGGAGCTGGCGACAAATAA
- the eno gene encoding phosphopyruvate hydratase, whose protein sequence is MGRFSLHRIWARQVLDSRGNPTLEAEVTLEDGTCGRAMVPSGASTGANEALELRDGDKTRFGGKEVRKAVQNVQQRIAPALQGLDALSQQEIDRVLREIDGTRNKSALGANAMLGVSLAIARAAASALRLPLYRYLGGAGSALLPVPFANVINGGAHSDAPLDFQEFMIVPRGAPSFSEALRYGTETFHALRGLLRERNLGTGLGDEGGFAPNLSSVEEALELLCAAVERAGYTPGKEIWFAMDPAASEFFDSSTVAYVFRKSDQRRMPAIHLVEYYKELCKRFPILSIEDGAAENDWEGWQILTRELGKNVQLVGDDLFVTNPEFLRKGIELGVANAILIKPNQIGTLSETLETIDLAKRSGYAVMLSHRSGETEDPFLAHLAVACNAGQIKTGSFARSDRIAKYNELLRIEEDLGKNGRYGHW, encoded by the coding sequence ATGGGTCGCTTCTCCCTCCATCGGATCTGGGCTCGGCAGGTCTTGGACTCACGCGGCAACCCGACGCTCGAGGCGGAAGTTACCCTGGAGGACGGCACCTGCGGGCGCGCCATGGTTCCCTCCGGAGCGAGCACAGGGGCCAACGAGGCGCTTGAGCTGCGCGATGGGGACAAGACGCGCTTTGGGGGCAAGGAGGTTCGTAAAGCGGTCCAGAACGTGCAACAGCGCATCGCCCCCGCTCTGCAAGGACTCGATGCTCTCTCCCAGCAGGAAATTGACCGCGTCTTGCGCGAGATCGACGGCACCAGGAATAAGAGCGCTCTGGGTGCCAACGCGATGCTGGGGGTATCGCTAGCCATCGCTCGGGCGGCCGCGTCCGCTTTGCGCCTCCCCCTCTATCGGTATCTGGGCGGAGCGGGATCGGCTCTCCTGCCCGTGCCCTTTGCAAACGTCATCAATGGCGGAGCCCACTCCGATGCCCCGCTCGATTTCCAGGAGTTCATGATCGTGCCTCGAGGCGCTCCGAGCTTTTCGGAGGCGCTCCGCTACGGCACAGAGACCTTTCATGCATTGCGCGGGCTTCTCCGGGAGCGGAATCTGGGAACCGGCCTCGGCGACGAGGGAGGGTTTGCCCCGAACCTCTCCTCGGTCGAAGAAGCATTGGAGCTGCTTTGCGCCGCCGTCGAGCGGGCGGGATATACTCCCGGCAAGGAGATCTGGTTCGCGATGGACCCAGCGGCGAGCGAATTCTTCGATTCGAGTACGGTGGCCTACGTCTTCCGCAAGTCCGATCAGAGGCGCATGCCGGCGATCCACTTGGTCGAGTACTACAAGGAGCTCTGCAAGCGCTTTCCGATCCTGTCGATCGAAGACGGAGCCGCCGAGAACGACTGGGAAGGATGGCAGATCCTCACACGGGAGCTGGGAAAGAATGTCCAGCTCGTTGGAGATGACCTCTTCGTCACCAATCCCGAATTTCTGCGCAAGGGGATCGAGCTCGGTGTCGCCAACGCGATCCTGATCAAGCCGAATCAAATTGGGACCCTTTCGGAGACCCTGGAAACCATCGATCTCGCCAAGCGAAGCGGGTATGCCGTCATGCTCAGCCACCGATCGGGAGAGACGGAGGATCCCTTCCTCGCGCACCTGGCGGTCGCTTGCAATGCCGGTCAGATCAAGACGGGCTCCTTTGCGCGCTCCGACCGGATCGCCAAGTACAACGAGCTTCTGCGGATCGAAGAAGATTTGGGAAAGAATGGTCGATACGGGCATTGGTGA
- a CDS encoding DHA2 family efflux MFS transporter permease subunit, whose amino-acid sequence MDGSPANHPDAGWHPKHNPWVVALSVMLATFMEVLDTTILNVALPYIAGGMAASNSQATWVLTSYLVSNAVVLPLTDWLGRRFGRRNLLLACIALFTVSSALCGAASHLGSLILFRVLQGIGGGGLQPISQAILLESFPPSKRGQAMGLFALGVVVAPILGPVLGGWLTDNANWRWCFYINLPVGLLAMLLSGLFVEDPPYLRNNRPRMVDVWGLFFLTVWLGCLQVLLDKGQEDDWFGAVWLRWMALFSVVGLICFVMRQLSVREPLVDLRILKDRSFATGVSLVFLIGIVLYGTLAALPLFLQTLISYTAFQSGLAVSPRGIGAVAGAIFAGRMLGVMSARTLVALGFLLLAASSFLMGNFDIEIAQFNVVIPNLLNGFGAPLVFVPLTTAAVVTLRREEMGNATGLFNLFRNIGGSVGTSLIATYSQRFAQLHQNFLAGYYTPENPNYRDTLAAVQGYLASQSGTVPGAEQALGVLYRTLTNQASLWAYVDIFQWSGWICLASLPLVLFLAPAKGAKPSSEGMMH is encoded by the coding sequence ATGGACGGCAGCCCTGCGAACCATCCCGATGCCGGCTGGCACCCGAAGCACAACCCTTGGGTCGTCGCCCTCTCCGTCATGCTGGCCACCTTCATGGAGGTGCTCGACACGACCATCCTCAACGTGGCCCTCCCCTACATTGCGGGGGGGATGGCGGCAAGCAATTCGCAGGCTACCTGGGTCCTGACCAGCTACCTCGTCTCCAACGCGGTGGTCCTGCCGCTGACCGACTGGCTCGGCCGACGTTTCGGCCGAAGAAACCTTCTCCTCGCCTGCATCGCGCTCTTCACCGTGAGCTCGGCCCTCTGCGGCGCCGCTTCCCATCTCGGCTCCCTGATCCTCTTCCGCGTCCTGCAAGGCATAGGCGGCGGGGGGCTCCAGCCGATCTCGCAAGCGATCCTCCTGGAGAGCTTCCCGCCTTCCAAGCGGGGCCAGGCCATGGGCCTCTTTGCCCTCGGGGTCGTGGTGGCACCGATCCTCGGGCCTGTCCTCGGCGGTTGGTTGACGGACAACGCCAACTGGCGCTGGTGCTTCTACATCAACCTGCCCGTCGGCCTTTTGGCGATGCTCTTATCGGGCCTCTTTGTCGAAGATCCGCCCTATCTCCGCAACAATCGTCCAAGGATGGTCGACGTCTGGGGGCTCTTCTTCCTCACGGTCTGGCTCGGCTGCCTGCAGGTGCTTCTGGACAAGGGGCAGGAGGATGACTGGTTCGGAGCGGTCTGGCTCCGCTGGATGGCCCTCTTCTCCGTCGTCGGGCTGATCTGCTTCGTGATGCGGCAGCTCTCCGTGCGCGAGCCGCTGGTCGATCTGCGCATCCTCAAGGACAGGAGCTTCGCCACCGGGGTCAGCCTCGTCTTTCTGATCGGCATCGTCCTCTACGGAACCCTGGCCGCCCTTCCTCTCTTTCTCCAGACCCTGATCTCCTACACGGCTTTCCAGAGCGGTCTCGCCGTGAGCCCCCGCGGAATTGGTGCCGTGGCTGGAGCGATCTTTGCCGGAAGGATGCTCGGTGTCATGAGCGCGCGCACGCTGGTCGCCCTCGGCTTCCTCCTCCTGGCCGCCTCTTCATTCCTCATGGGAAACTTCGACATCGAGATCGCTCAGTTCAACGTGGTGATCCCTAACCTCCTCAATGGGTTCGGCGCGCCCTTGGTTTTCGTCCCGTTGACCACGGCGGCCGTCGTGACCCTGCGTCGGGAAGAGATGGGAAACGCGACCGGGCTCTTCAATCTCTTCCGAAACATCGGCGGCAGCGTCGGCACCTCGCTCATTGCCACCTATTCCCAGAGATTCGCCCAGCTTCATCAGAACTTCCTGGCGGGCTACTATACCCCGGAAAACCCGAACTACCGGGACACCCTTGCCGCGGTCCAAGGCTATCTCGCCAGCCAATCCGGAACGGTCCCGGGGGCGGAGCAGGCGCTGGGCGTGCTCTACCGGACCCTCACCAACCAAGCAAGTCTCTGGGCCTACGTCGACATCTTCCAGTGGTCAGGCTGGATCTGCCTGGCGTCGCTGCCCCTGGTCCTCTTCCTCGCGCCCGCCAAGGGGGCCAAGCCGTCGAGCGAGGGGATGATGCACTGA
- a CDS encoding histidine phosphatase family protein — protein sequence MAPSGIVSPVNLYLVAHGSALPAEKDSERPLSEAGIAESSRLAQMVRSCGVRVQLLAHSSKTRSRQTAQILLPAVHPGGRLTLWESLDPEDSPGHALKAIKKEKVDLLLVGHEPNLAKIATRLLVPKKVPPLLSLSPGSLLWLQRQRTEEGKVWRLFGMFRAEALRAWERG from the coding sequence GTGGCTCCCTCTGGTATCGTCTCTCCGGTGAATCTCTATCTGGTGGCGCATGGAAGCGCCCTGCCGGCCGAGAAAGATTCGGAACGGCCCCTTTCCGAGGCGGGAATCGCCGAATCTTCCCGTCTGGCCCAGATGGTGCGAAGCTGCGGGGTTCGCGTGCAGCTCCTCGCCCACTCCTCCAAGACGCGGAGCCGGCAAACGGCTCAAATCCTCTTACCGGCCGTTCATCCGGGCGGGCGCCTGACGTTGTGGGAAAGCCTCGATCCCGAGGACTCCCCCGGCCACGCCCTCAAGGCGATCAAGAAGGAAAAGGTCGATCTCCTGCTCGTCGGGCACGAACCGAATCTGGCCAAGATCGCCACGCGCCTCCTCGTCCCCAAGAAGGTCCCGCCCCTGCTCTCGCTCTCGCCCGGCAGCCTGCTCTGGCTCCAGCGCCAACGGACCGAGGAGGGAAAGGTCTGGCGCCTCTTCGGCATGTTCCGGGCGGAAGCGTTGCGGGCTTGGGAGCGGGGATGA
- a CDS encoding 5'-3' exonuclease H3TH domain-containing protein — translation MRLLLVDGSYYAYRSFYAMPALQTSSGQPTNALYGLIMVLRRMLADLRPTLVGWAVDDGLCAERVALCPEYKANRPAVPEALSVQLDQVEELMAALGLPVLRVAGEEADDVMASYTAAARQEGEVVLATNDKDLLALVSPRVAVYQTNGKGFHLLTEEEVTEKWGVAPAQIPDLLALIGDSVDNIAGVPGVGKVTAAQWLRRYGSLEELLRAAPQASGARLQQLSGAQRERVLRNRRMIELRTNLPLPIPLKELTIRPDLAKQSELFHRWEFRKLAKEAEEGLLRERGQPELFS, via the coding sequence ATGCGCCTCCTTCTCGTCGATGGCAGCTACTATGCCTACCGCTCCTTTTATGCAATGCCCGCCTTGCAGACGAGCTCGGGGCAGCCAACGAACGCCCTCTACGGACTGATCATGGTGCTCCGGCGGATGCTCGCCGACCTGCGTCCGACGCTCGTCGGCTGGGCGGTGGACGACGGGCTCTGCGCGGAACGGGTGGCGCTCTGCCCGGAATACAAGGCGAATCGGCCAGCGGTGCCCGAGGCGCTCTCAGTCCAGCTCGACCAGGTCGAGGAGCTGATGGCGGCCCTCGGTCTCCCGGTGCTGCGCGTCGCTGGAGAGGAAGCCGACGACGTGATGGCCAGCTACACCGCCGCCGCAAGGCAAGAGGGCGAGGTTGTCCTGGCGACGAACGACAAGGATCTCCTGGCGCTGGTTTCTCCCCGGGTTGCGGTCTACCAGACCAACGGCAAGGGTTTCCATCTTCTCACGGAGGAGGAGGTCACCGAAAAGTGGGGGGTTGCGCCCGCGCAGATCCCCGATCTGCTCGCCTTGATCGGCGATTCGGTCGATAACATCGCCGGGGTTCCGGGGGTCGGCAAGGTCACGGCGGCTCAATGGCTTCGCCGCTACGGTTCTCTGGAGGAGCTCCTTCGAGCGGCACCGCAGGCGAGCGGGGCAAGGCTGCAGCAGCTTTCGGGCGCCCAGCGGGAGCGGGTTCTCCGCAACCGGAGGATGATCGAGTTGCGCACCAACCTCCCCCTGCCAATCCCGCTGAAGGAATTGACGATTCGCCCCGATTTGGCGAAGCAGAGTGAGCTCTTTCACCGATGGGAGTTCCGAAAGCTGGCCAAGGAAGCGGAAGAGGGCTTGCTGAGGGAGCGGGGCCAGCCCGAGCTCTTTTCCTGA
- a CDS encoding iron-sulfur cluster assembly accessory protein: protein MEGASSVSYTIGNEKLCQITSEAARQLSRLLQESEKGGGALRIAVVGGGCSGLQYQMDLVDRLREKDILIEAGDARLVVDPKSALFLAGSILDYSEDLQNRGFVVRNPNASSHCSCGKSFAI, encoded by the coding sequence ATGGAAGGAGCATCTTCGGTTTCCTACACGATCGGCAACGAGAAGCTTTGCCAAATCACGAGCGAGGCGGCACGGCAGCTTTCCCGGCTTCTCCAGGAGTCGGAAAAGGGGGGAGGAGCTCTGCGGATCGCTGTCGTGGGGGGCGGCTGCTCCGGGCTCCAATATCAGATGGACCTGGTCGACCGGCTCCGGGAGAAGGATATCCTGATCGAGGCGGGCGATGCGCGTCTGGTGGTCGATCCGAAGAGTGCTCTCTTTCTCGCCGGCTCGATCCTGGATTATTCGGAAGATCTGCAGAACCGGGGCTTTGTCGTGAGAAATCCGAACGCATCGTCCCACTGCTCTTGCGGGAAGAGCTTTGCGATCTAG
- a CDS encoding MFS transporter produces the protein MSAGARSQPRSEGAVLRVILLFGAVSLFADMTYEGARSILGPFLGSLGATGATVGLVAGMGELAGYGLRLFSGVLADRTRSFWRLTFFGYGVNLLAVPLLGLASAWPAAAMLVVAERLGKAIRTPARDVLLAIATQDFGRGRGFGIHEAMDQIGAVLGPLMVALALACHVGYGKSFLLLVLPALFSFVALVLARGSYRRWESAQVDPQGAQDEAEKGSRRLPPAFWSYLAAVGCVAAGYADFALVAFHAAKTGVVAPQGVPLLYALAMGVDAGAAFLAGRLFDRKGFEALRWLVVLGALAAPFLFLGRGMEFFLAGVLFWGIGMGVQESVIRAAVAELVPQGRAGTGYGLFNMVYGVAWFGGSSLMGLLYDHSPRLLVAFSCGAQLLSLPLLVRTQRWFAASRAS, from the coding sequence ATGAGCGCAGGCGCCCGGAGCCAGCCCCGGTCCGAAGGTGCGGTTCTGCGCGTCATCCTGCTCTTCGGAGCGGTCAGCCTCTTTGCCGATATGACCTACGAAGGGGCGCGGTCGATCCTCGGCCCCTTTCTGGGCAGCTTGGGCGCAACCGGAGCCACCGTGGGCCTGGTTGCTGGCATGGGGGAGCTGGCAGGCTATGGGCTCCGGCTTTTTTCGGGGGTGCTGGCGGATCGAACGCGCTCCTTCTGGCGGCTGACCTTTTTTGGATATGGGGTCAACCTCCTGGCCGTACCCCTTCTGGGCCTGGCATCCGCCTGGCCCGCGGCGGCCATGCTGGTGGTCGCCGAGCGGTTGGGCAAGGCGATCCGAACGCCCGCTCGGGATGTCCTGCTCGCGATCGCGACGCAAGACTTCGGGCGGGGACGGGGCTTCGGAATCCATGAGGCGATGGACCAGATTGGTGCCGTTCTCGGTCCCCTGATGGTCGCGCTGGCCTTGGCCTGCCACGTGGGCTACGGGAAGAGCTTCCTCTTGCTCGTCCTGCCCGCGCTCTTTTCCTTTGTGGCGCTCGTCCTGGCTCGGGGCTCCTACCGGCGGTGGGAGAGCGCGCAAGTGGACCCCCAGGGCGCGCAAGACGAGGCCGAGAAGGGCTCGCGGCGCTTGCCCCCCGCTTTCTGGAGCTATCTTGCGGCGGTCGGCTGCGTCGCGGCGGGCTATGCTGACTTCGCCCTGGTCGCCTTCCATGCGGCGAAGACGGGTGTGGTCGCCCCACAGGGTGTTCCCTTGCTCTACGCCCTGGCGATGGGGGTCGATGCGGGTGCGGCATTTTTGGCTGGAAGGCTTTTCGATCGGAAAGGATTCGAAGCGCTCCGATGGCTGGTGGTTCTTGGGGCTCTGGCGGCGCCATTCCTTTTCCTGGGGCGCGGGATGGAATTCTTCCTGGCCGGAGTCCTTTTTTGGGGAATCGGGATGGGTGTCCAGGAGTCGGTGATTCGGGCGGCCGTAGCGGAGCTCGTCCCGCAGGGGAGAGCGGGAACCGGATACGGGCTGTTCAACATGGTGTACGGCGTTGCTTGGTTCGGGGGGAGTTCCCTGATGGGCCTCCTCTACGACCACTCGCCGAGGTTGCTGGTTGCCTTCTCCTGCGGGGCGCAGCTGCTTTCCCTGCCGCTGCTGGTGCGAACCCAGAGGTGGTTCGCCGCGAGCCGGGCCTCCTGA
- the ruvC gene encoding crossover junction endodeoxyribonuclease RuvC, with translation MGIDPSLRRTGYGVLELLPGSERLLDFGVVIVAPKKSELDCLREIYRVISRVLAEQKAEEVAIETVIYVQNHRTAIQLGAARGVALLAAGNAEVPVFEYPPRRAKTAATGYGGSRKTQVAFMIRSLLGLRENLPSDAADAVAVALAHAAARRHFALTRRPL, from the coding sequence ATGGGGATCGATCCTTCCCTGCGGCGAACGGGCTACGGCGTCCTCGAGCTGCTTCCCGGAAGTGAACGCCTGCTCGATTTCGGAGTCGTCATCGTTGCTCCCAAGAAGTCTGAGCTCGACTGCCTTCGGGAGATCTATCGGGTCATCAGCCGGGTCCTGGCGGAGCAGAAGGCGGAGGAGGTCGCGATCGAGACGGTGATCTACGTGCAGAACCATCGAACCGCGATCCAGCTGGGAGCCGCCCGAGGGGTGGCTCTTCTTGCTGCGGGGAATGCCGAAGTGCCTGTTTTCGAATATCCCCCCCGCCGGGCGAAGACGGCGGCGACCGGCTACGGAGGGAGCCGTAAGACTCAGGTGGCTTTCATGATTCGCAGCCTCCTCGGGCTGCGGGAAAACCTTCCGTCCGACGCCGCCGACGCGGTCGCCGTGGCCCTGGCGCATGCGGCCGCGCGGAGACATTTCGCTCTCACGCGGAGACCCCTGTGA
- the ruvA gene encoding Holliday junction branch migration protein RuvA produces MIGYLRGRLIHASPAKVCLEVQGVGFDLFISLISYQKLPVPPAEVQLLTRLQVQEKGIELYGFAGEEERALFGLLVDHVPGIGPRTALSVLSAAAPEELRGAVVRGDQAWLSRIKGVGKKTAERLIVELRDRFPRVDAELGSTGRLAGEDSIGRDARLALLALGYREVEADKAVHLARERLPEASVEELIREALRGAGGKAVR; encoded by the coding sequence GTGATCGGATACTTGCGAGGCCGGCTCATTCACGCGTCTCCCGCCAAGGTTTGTCTCGAGGTTCAGGGAGTGGGCTTCGATCTCTTCATCTCCCTGATCTCCTATCAAAAGCTTCCCGTCCCTCCAGCCGAGGTGCAGCTTTTGACTCGTCTTCAGGTGCAGGAGAAGGGCATCGAGCTCTACGGCTTTGCCGGGGAAGAGGAGCGGGCGCTTTTTGGCCTGCTCGTCGATCACGTCCCCGGCATCGGGCCGAGAACGGCTCTTTCCGTTCTCAGCGCGGCCGCTCCGGAGGAGCTGCGCGGCGCGGTCGTACGGGGGGATCAAGCCTGGCTTTCCCGGATCAAAGGAGTGGGGAAGAAGACGGCGGAGCGGTTGATCGTGGAGTTGCGCGATCGGTTTCCGAGAGTCGATGCGGAGCTTGGCTCAACCGGAAGGCTGGCGGGCGAGGATTCGATCGGCAGAGATGCTCGCTTGGCCCTCCTCGCCTTGGGCTACCGGGAGGTGGAGGCGGACAAAGCGGTGCATCTGGCTCGGGAGAGGCTGCCGGAGGCAAGCGTCGAGGAGCTCATTCGTGAGGCGCTGCGCGGAGCGGGGGGAAAGGCGGTCCGGTGA
- the ruvB gene encoding Holliday junction branch migration DNA helicase RuvB, which produces MKELQDAQVRGRPDERLEEVLRPSSLDAFVGQPRIKERLAVLVEAARRRQEPLPHLLFSGPPGLGKTTLAHILAKEMGANLRLTSGPTLEKAADLAGLLSGLEPGDILFVDEIHRLSRAVEEYLYPAMEDFRIDIVIDQGPAARSVCLNLPHFSLFGATTRAGMLTAPLRSRFGLINRVEYYAAEDLVRVVRRSARILGVETAESGAWEIARRSRGTPRLANNLIRWVRDYAAVRAEGEEISEAVVHHALEMLDIDADGLDEMDKKLLQAIVYKFEGGPVGLSSLAVAVGEDAGTIEEVHEPYLILEGFLQRTPQGRVATGRAYRKLGLSGGEEKGEQSELF; this is translated from the coding sequence GTGAAAGAGCTTCAAGACGCACAGGTTCGCGGCCGTCCGGACGAGCGCTTGGAAGAGGTCTTGCGCCCTTCGTCGCTCGACGCCTTCGTCGGTCAACCGCGCATCAAGGAGCGGCTGGCGGTCCTGGTGGAAGCGGCCAGGCGGAGGCAGGAGCCGCTGCCCCATCTTCTCTTCAGCGGCCCCCCGGGGTTGGGGAAGACGACGCTCGCCCATATCCTGGCCAAGGAGATGGGAGCCAATCTACGCTTGACGTCGGGCCCCACTCTCGAGAAGGCGGCCGATCTCGCCGGGCTGCTGAGCGGCCTCGAGCCGGGAGACATCCTCTTCGTGGACGAGATTCACCGCCTGAGTCGAGCGGTGGAAGAATATCTCTATCCAGCGATGGAGGATTTTCGGATCGATATCGTCATCGACCAAGGGCCGGCCGCGCGCAGCGTCTGCCTGAACCTGCCCCATTTCAGCCTCTTCGGGGCGACGACCCGGGCGGGCATGTTGACGGCGCCGCTGCGTAGCCGGTTCGGGCTCATCAATCGTGTCGAGTATTACGCGGCGGAGGACCTCGTCCGGGTGGTTCGGCGCTCCGCGCGGATCTTGGGGGTGGAGACGGCGGAGTCGGGGGCCTGGGAAATCGCGCGGCGCTCCCGCGGCACTCCTCGCCTGGCCAACAACTTGATTCGCTGGGTCCGGGACTATGCCGCGGTGCGCGCAGAGGGAGAGGAGATCTCGGAGGCGGTGGTGCATCATGCCTTGGAGATGCTCGACATCGACGCGGACGGGTTGGACGAGATGGACAAGAAGCTCCTGCAGGCCATCGTCTACAAGTTCGAAGGGGGGCCCGTGGGATTGAGCAGCCTGGCGGTAGCCGTAGGGGAAGACGCCGGGACGATCGAGGAGGTGCACGAGCCCTACTTGATTCTCGAAGGTTTTCTCCAGCGCACTCCGCAAGGGCGGGTGGCGACCGGGAGGGCCTATCGGAAGCTCGGCCTGTCGGGAGGGGAGGAGAAAGGGGAGCAATCGGAGCTCTTTTGA